A DNA window from Cetobacterium sp. NK01 contains the following coding sequences:
- a CDS encoding DEAD/DEAH box helicase family protein, whose product MSNFSFLENDFKELYLDCKEAEENVYIKPRTSCFYSRRALELAVNILFDLEGLDKPTKEINGKIITDKTLGTLIRTSEFKSIIDNSEELEKINIIRLSGNEAVHKNSAITSEVALISLEILYDFTSWMAYCYGSLKEEKPFNINIINKYSSMREEELLKRIEILEKEKNENLNKLNYSKVEQVNKKHRELTIKNIDEAKTRKLYIDILLREAGWDINQPNVKEFKVNGMPNKKEEGYADYVLWGDNGKPLAVVEAKRTLKNPEEGKHQVTLYAECLEKDWGQYPVRFYTNGFETYIWEKNEIPRQVYGFYRKEELETLIIRRTQSLDLDKARKLINPDIAGRSYQLRAITKVIENYYDNYRKALLVMATGSGKTRTSISIVDVLLTANRIKRVLFLADRTALVNQAQKNFSKLIGSDHTLENLIETKGNSKARIVFSTYQTMINEIDKLREDGTRQFGVGYFDLIIVDESHRSIYKKYGAIFDYFDSLLLGLTATPKDEIDRNTYKVFDLKDGEPTDSYNLFDAVNDGYLVLPEVKEIDLKFPEKGIKYSELSDADKEEYELKFSDDEGNIPDEIGSEALNSWLFNKNTVEKVIETLMSQGHKVEGGDKLGKTIIFAKNDKHAEFIVEVFNKMFPQLGGEFCQKITNKVNYAQDLIDRFSIVTKFPQIAVSVDMLDTGIDVPEVLNLVFFKKIRSKSKFWQMIGRGTRLCPNIFSPEIDKKNFYIFDFCKNFTFFESNQKEIEGCVPESLTQKIFNSRVNLTYFLQDIKYQEIKEYKEFWNNLLNTIHNDILEIDISSAFARKEVRYIEKYKDKDELTNLNEIKINELKNNISYIVYSKDLDEKAKRFDLLIMKLQLSILDEGKVIPSAIKGLRELGKGLEKLGSIPKVLEKKEVVKLLNNDEFWEDIDIIALEKIRNDLRDLIKYLDGDNSSQKIIYTDFSDEIIKTETKGISFGVYDFLPTRDRVRKIMLENKEKASLIKLKNNIVLDDIDIKELNDILFGNKIVTVDEVYEEVKKENEVKQNKDITLGLFLRSIIGLDGKAVEEQFCELISGKGFSGVQIELIDYIIKHYVKNGVFYKKQLRDPDIKNFYGAEFFSIFPNMEDAKSLVDIIDSINGTANFRIN is encoded by the coding sequence ATGTCAAATTTTAGTTTTTTAGAAAATGATTTTAAAGAATTATATCTTGATTGTAAAGAAGCAGAGGAAAATGTATATATAAAACCAAGAACAAGTTGTTTTTATAGTAGAAGAGCTTTAGAATTAGCAGTTAATATACTATTTGATTTAGAAGGATTGGATAAACCCACTAAAGAAATAAATGGGAAAATTATTACAGATAAAACTTTAGGAACTTTAATAAGAACTTCAGAATTTAAAAGTATAATAGATAATTCAGAAGAGTTAGAAAAAATAAATATTATAAGATTATCTGGAAATGAGGCTGTTCATAAAAATAGTGCTATAACAAGTGAAGTCGCACTAATTTCTTTAGAGATATTATATGATTTTACTTCATGGATGGCTTATTGTTACGGTAGTTTAAAAGAAGAAAAACCTTTTAATATAAATATTATAAACAAATATTCTTCTATGAGAGAGGAAGAGTTATTAAAAAGAATAGAAATTTTAGAAAAAGAGAAAAATGAAAATTTAAATAAATTAAATTACTCAAAAGTAGAGCAAGTAAATAAAAAACACAGAGAGCTCACTATTAAAAACATAGATGAAGCTAAAACTAGAAAGTTATATATAGATATTCTCTTAAGGGAAGCTGGCTGGGATATTAATCAACCTAATGTTAAAGAATTTAAGGTTAATGGAATGCCAAATAAAAAGGAAGAGGGATATGCTGATTATGTTTTGTGGGGAGATAATGGAAAACCTTTAGCTGTTGTGGAAGCGAAAAGAACTTTAAAAAACCCAGAAGAAGGAAAACATCAAGTAACTTTATATGCTGAGTGTTTGGAAAAAGATTGGGGACAATATCCTGTAAGATTTTATACAAATGGATTTGAAACTTATATATGGGAAAAAAATGAGATTCCTAGACAAGTTTATGGATTTTATAGAAAAGAAGAACTTGAAACTTTAATTATAAGAAGAACACAATCTTTAGATTTAGATAAAGCAAGAAAGCTGATTAATCCAGATATTGCAGGAAGAAGCTACCAACTTAGAGCCATAACAAAAGTAATTGAAAATTATTATGATAATTATAGAAAAGCTCTTTTAGTAATGGCTACAGGATCTGGAAAAACTAGAACTTCGATATCAATTGTAGATGTATTATTAACTGCTAATAGAATTAAAAGAGTATTATTTTTAGCAGATAGAACAGCTCTTGTAAATCAAGCTCAAAAAAATTTTTCTAAACTAATTGGAAGCGACCATACTTTGGAGAATTTAATTGAGACTAAAGGAAATAGTAAAGCTAGAATAGTATTTTCTACATATCAAACAATGATAAATGAAATAGATAAACTAAGGGAAGATGGGACAAGACAATTTGGTGTAGGGTATTTTGATTTAATAATAGTGGATGAATCTCATAGAAGTATTTATAAAAAATACGGTGCAATTTTTGATTATTTTGACAGCTTGTTATTAGGATTAACTGCAACACCAAAAGATGAAATAGATAGAAATACATACAAAGTATTTGATTTAAAAGATGGAGAACCAACAGATTCATATAATTTATTTGATGCTGTAAATGATGGTTATTTAGTATTACCTGAAGTTAAGGAGATTGATTTAAAATTTCCAGAAAAGGGTATTAAATATAGTGAATTAAGCGATGCTGATAAAGAGGAATATGAATTGAAATTTTCAGACGATGAGGGTAATATTCCTGATGAGATTGGATCTGAAGCACTTAATAGTTGGTTATTTAATAAAAATACAGTTGAAAAAGTTATTGAAACATTAATGTCTCAAGGACATAAAGTAGAAGGTGGAGATAAACTAGGAAAAACTATTATATTTGCCAAAAATGATAAACATGCTGAGTTCATAGTAGAAGTTTTTAATAAAATGTTTCCACAATTAGGTGGAGAGTTTTGCCAAAAAATTACAAATAAAGTGAATTATGCTCAAGATTTGATAGATAGATTTTCTATTGTTACTAAATTTCCTCAAATAGCTGTTTCTGTTGATATGCTTGATACAGGAATAGATGTTCCTGAAGTTTTAAATCTAGTATTCTTTAAGAAGATAAGATCGAAATCAAAATTCTGGCAAATGATTGGAAGAGGAACTAGACTTTGTCCAAATATATTTTCACCTGAAATTGATAAGAAAAATTTTTATATTTTTGATTTTTGTAAAAATTTTACATTTTTCGAAAGCAATCAAAAAGAGATTGAAGGATGTGTTCCAGAAAGTCTTACACAAAAGATATTTAATTCTAGAGTTAATCTTACTTACTTTTTACAAGATATTAAATATCAAGAAATTAAGGAATATAAAGAGTTTTGGAATAATTTATTAAATACAATACATAATGATATTTTAGAAATCGATATATCATCAGCTTTTGCAAGAAAAGAAGTAAGATATATTGAAAAATATAAAGATAAAGATGAACTAACAAATTTAAATGAAATAAAAATAAATGAACTTAAAAATAATATAAGTTATATTGTTTATTCTAAAGATTTAGATGAGAAAGCAAAGAGATTCGATTTACTTATAATGAAGTTACAACTATCAATACTTGATGAAGGTAAAGTTATTCCAAGTGCTATTAAAGGATTGAGAGAGTTAGGAAAAGGGCTTGAAAAGTTAGGAAGCATTCCTAAGGTTCTTGAAAAAAAAGAAGTAGTTAAATTACTTAATAATGATGAATTTTGGGAAGATATTGATATTATTGCTTTAGAAAAAATTAGAAATGATTTAAGAGATTTAATCAAATATTTAGATGGAGATAATTCTTCTCAAAAAATTATTTATACAGATTTTTCTGATGAGATAATAAAAACTGAAACTAAGGGGATTTCTTTTGGGGTATATGATTTTTTACCAACAAGAGATCGTGTTAGAAAAATAATGCTTGAAAATAAAGAAAAAGCATCATTAATTAAGTTAAAAAACAATATTGTTCTAGATGATATAGATATTAAAGAGTTAAATGATATATTATTTGGGAATAAGATAGTTACAGTGGATGAAGTTTATGAAGAAGTAAAAAAAGAAAATGAAGTAAAACAAAATAAAGATATAACTTTAGGGTTATTTTTGAGATCTATAATAGGATTAGATGGTAAAGCTGTAGAAGAGCAGTTTTGCGAGTTGATTTCTGGAAAAGGGTTTAGTGGGGTTCAAATAGAGTTAATTGATTATATTATAAAGCATTATGTTAAAAATGGAGTGTTTTATAAAAAACAATTAAGAGATCCAGATATTAAGAATTTTTATGGTGCTGAATTTTTCTCTATTTTTCCAAATATGGAAGATGCAAAAAGTTTGGTAGATATTATAGACAGTATTAATGGTACTGCTAATTTTAGAATTAATTAA
- a CDS encoding DNA/RNA helicase domain-containing protein: MKRCFDSDIKKFIEIEQDQWLGEMINNFKLIFAGEFPSNEQVMAWKDCFVKLQKELKKLSSLEGHIIFEYLLPMEGGRRPDVILLLEDKVFILEFKMKKTYSHSDLDQLKGYYRDITGYHRESQKLTVVPFLIITMIEDKKIVIDGRYNICSCNMLVDTLNTLLSGENLNIDPKIWMGSEYSQLPTLINAAIDIFNNNDIKELRSAKSAGIYTALEKLKTISEWTTDDKENKSRSNSISFVTGVPGAGKTLLGLEFIHHSKGGSFLSGNGPLVKVLQYALQSRTFVTDLYKFKSEYTSNSKQPHTNIIVFDEAQRAWDALQNKRYKKSEPQCIIEIADKTAKPCHYLGLIGEGQEIHHGEEQGIKLWREALRSSKKLWYVTCPESLKIYFEGLDNVKIKIIKEFNLDSSLRTHAANEYPKWVKNLLENILDEKLAEKIQENNFNMYITRELGKAKKYCLNRYKDSKYKKYGLLGSSKVYRDKTEKFDPGPWFHDPVSSLNSCCSFKSIATEFDCQGLEIDMPIIYWGEDLLHDENDWIKYTLDTKLQDPHKIRLNSYRVLLTRGRDGVIVYIPKDEKFDETHKFLIKAGMKIL; the protein is encoded by the coding sequence GTGAAGAGATGTTTTGATTCAGATATCAAAAAATTTATAGAGATAGAACAAGATCAGTGGCTAGGAGAGATGATAAACAATTTTAAATTGATCTTTGCTGGAGAATTTCCATCTAATGAACAAGTTATGGCTTGGAAAGATTGCTTTGTAAAATTACAAAAGGAGTTAAAAAAATTATCTTCTTTAGAGGGTCATATTATCTTTGAATATCTTCTTCCTATGGAAGGTGGAAGAAGGCCTGATGTTATACTTCTTTTAGAAGATAAGGTTTTTATACTAGAATTTAAAATGAAAAAAACCTATTCTCATAGTGATCTTGATCAATTAAAAGGATATTATAGAGATATTACAGGTTACCATAGAGAAAGTCAGAAACTTACAGTAGTTCCTTTTCTTATAATCACTATGATTGAGGATAAAAAGATAGTAATAGATGGCAGATATAATATATGTTCTTGTAATATGCTAGTAGATACATTAAATACTTTATTAAGTGGAGAAAATCTAAATATTGATCCAAAAATTTGGATGGGATCTGAGTATTCTCAACTTCCTACGCTAATTAATGCTGCTATAGATATATTTAATAATAATGATATAAAGGAGTTGAGATCAGCTAAAAGTGCTGGTATATATACTGCACTAGAAAAATTAAAGACAATATCAGAATGGACTACAGATGATAAAGAGAATAAAAGTAGATCTAATTCTATATCATTTGTAACTGGAGTACCTGGGGCAGGTAAAACTTTACTTGGCTTGGAATTTATACATCATAGTAAGGGTGGGAGTTTCTTATCTGGGAATGGTCCTTTGGTGAAGGTACTTCAATATGCTTTACAAAGCCGTACATTTGTTACAGATTTATATAAATTTAAGAGTGAATATACTAGTAATTCAAAACAGCCTCATACGAATATAATTGTTTTTGATGAGGCACAAAGAGCTTGGGACGCTTTACAGAATAAACGTTATAAAAAATCAGAGCCGCAATGTATAATAGAAATAGCAGATAAGACTGCAAAACCTTGTCACTATTTGGGGTTAATTGGAGAAGGTCAAGAAATACATCATGGAGAAGAACAAGGGATAAAGCTCTGGAGAGAAGCTTTAAGAAGTAGTAAGAAGCTCTGGTATGTTACTTGTCCAGAAAGTTTAAAAATTTACTTTGAAGGGTTGGATAATGTTAAAATTAAAATCATAAAAGAATTTAATTTAGATTCATCTTTAAGAACTCATGCAGCTAATGAATATCCAAAATGGGTGAAAAATCTCTTAGAAAATATTCTAGATGAAAAGTTAGCTGAAAAAATTCAAGAAAATAACTTTAATATGTACATTACAAGAGAATTAGGAAAAGCTAAAAAATATTGTTTAAATAGATATAAAGATTCTAAATATAAAAAATATGGACTATTAGGTTCTTCAAAGGTTTATAGAGATAAAACTGAAAAATTTGATCCAGGACCTTGGTTCCATGATCCTGTTTCTTCGCTAAATTCTTGTTGTAGTTTTAAAAGTATTGCTACAGAGTTTGATTGTCAAGGGCTTGAAATTGATATGCCTATTATTTATTGGGGTGAAGATCTTTTACATGATGAAAATGATTGGATAAAATATACTTTAGATACAAAGTTGCAGGATCCACATAAGATAAGACTTAATAGTTATAGAGTTCTATTAACAAGAGGAAGAGATGGTGTTATTGTCTATATTCCTAAAGATGAGAAGTTTGATGAAACACATAAATTTTTAATTAAAGCAGGAATGAAAATATTATAA
- a CDS encoding restriction endonuclease subunit S, with translation MAWKKVKLEKICDISSGGTPSRKENFYYNGQIPWLKISDLNVRGKFVYDSEEKITNRGLNAIRDKIFEKGTLMFAMYGSIGKTAFAGVNLSCNQAILGISSKDNNRTNLDYINYWLKSKKKLLSKLANGVAQKNLSATIIKELEIPLPPMEIQIKIAEALDKAQELIDNRKLQLEKYDELIQSTFIDMFGDPVLNTKKWNSKKLGELTEVGSSTRVFTSELVLEGIPFYRGSEIGKLSMGEKITSELYISLDHYNKIKKKYSIPKIGDLLMSSICPDGKIWCVDNDNPFYYKDGRVLWIKRNEEIICSKYLQYFLKIIFRLNYSKIASGTTFSELKIFILKELLIYLPPIELQNKFASIIEAIENEKKLCEESLKQIEENFDSMIDKAFKGELF, from the coding sequence ATGGCATGGAAAAAAGTAAAATTAGAAAAAATATGTGACATTTCAAGTGGAGGGACACCATCTAGAAAAGAAAATTTTTATTATAATGGTCAAATACCATGGTTAAAAATATCAGATTTAAATGTAAGAGGAAAATTTGTTTATGATAGTGAAGAAAAAATTACAAATAGAGGGTTAAATGCAATTAGAGATAAAATTTTTGAAAAAGGAACTTTAATGTTTGCAATGTATGGCTCGATAGGAAAAACTGCATTTGCAGGTGTGAATCTATCTTGCAATCAAGCTATTTTAGGTATTTCTTCTAAAGATAATAATAGGACTAATTTAGATTATATAAATTATTGGTTGAAATCAAAAAAAAAATTATTAAGTAAGCTAGCAAATGGAGTAGCACAAAAAAATTTATCAGCCACAATCATTAAAGAATTAGAAATCCCATTACCTCCAATGGAGATCCAGATAAAAATAGCAGAAGCCTTAGATAAAGCTCAAGAGCTTATAGATAATAGAAAACTGCAATTAGAAAAATATGATGAGTTAATTCAATCGACATTTATAGATATGTTTGGAGATCCAGTTTTAAACACTAAGAAGTGGAATAGTAAAAAGCTTGGTGAGTTAACAGAAGTAGGTTCTAGTACAAGAGTTTTTACAAGCGAGTTAGTACTAGAAGGGATTCCTTTTTATAGAGGCAGTGAAATTGGAAAATTAAGTATGGGAGAAAAAATAACTTCAGAGTTATATATTTCATTAGACCATTATAATAAAATTAAAAAGAAATATTCAATACCTAAGATAGGAGATCTGTTAATGTCATCAATTTGTCCAGATGGAAAAATTTGGTGTGTAGATAATGATAATCCTTTTTATTATAAAGATGGAAGAGTGTTATGGATAAAGAGAAATGAAGAAATAATTTGTAGTAAATATCTTCAATATTTTTTAAAAATAATATTTAGATTAAACTATAGTAAGATAGCTTCTGGTACAACTTTTTCAGAATTAAAAATATTTATATTAAAAGAACTTTTGATTTATCTTCCACCAATAGAACTTCAAAATAAATTTGCTTCTATTATAGAGGCAATAGAAAATGAAAAAAAATTATGTGAAGAATCATTAAAACAGATAGAAGAAAATTTTGATTCTATGATAGATAAAGCGTTTAAAGGGGAATTATTTTAA